The Pedobacter roseus genome contains a region encoding:
- a CDS encoding outer membrane beta-barrel protein, whose amino-acid sequence MKRLIFTTLLVSGLAGVMAPGAFAQQDSTKRNRRDLDYGIVKITRDGKDSVNKQPKKGRFVGGITFTRIDWGFSRLIDNGSFNLSPNNDFLDYKGGKTSTFSFDILQFGYRFNSNFKVYVAGGFDWTLIRLRKDITIAKNSNEFVYTDQSPVHFSKNRFSSSYVHIPLNFEFRTNENKNGKRFYLVLGPEVSFLLNGKIKQISEERGKEKQYDSYHFQSVRYGGTVRFGYGGLGLFTKYYFNDMFTTSQQAGLKNMSFGVTFGLN is encoded by the coding sequence ATGAAACGTCTAATATTTACAACACTATTGGTAAGCGGACTTGCCGGTGTTATGGCTCCAGGTGCTTTTGCACAACAAGATTCTACAAAAAGAAATAGAAGGGATTTAGATTATGGTATTGTTAAAATAACCAGGGACGGCAAAGATAGCGTAAATAAACAACCAAAAAAAGGCCGTTTTGTTGGTGGAATTACCTTCACCAGGATTGACTGGGGTTTCTCCAGATTAATTGATAACGGAAGTTTTAATTTATCTCCAAACAATGATTTTTTAGATTATAAAGGCGGAAAAACCAGTACTTTCTCTTTTGATATCTTACAGTTTGGCTACCGTTTTAATTCTAACTTTAAAGTGTATGTGGCAGGTGGTTTCGACTGGACTTTAATCCGTTTGAGAAAAGACATTACCATTGCTAAAAATTCGAACGAGTTTGTTTATACTGATCAATCGCCCGTACATTTTTCTAAAAACCGTTTCTCCAGCAGTTATGTTCATATTCCATTAAATTTTGAATTCCGTACCAATGAAAACAAAAACGGTAAAAGATTTTACCTGGTTTTAGGTCCGGAGGTTAGCTTTTTGTTAAACGGAAAAATTAAACAGATTAGCGAAGAGCGTGGTAAAGAGAAACAATATGATAGTTACCATTTTCAGTCGGTTCGTTACGGAGGTACCGTTAGATTTGGTTACGGAGGCTTAGGATTGTTTACCAAATATTACTTTAACGATATGTTTACTACCTCACAACAAGCTGGCTTAAAGAATATGAGTTTCGGAGTTACCTTCGGATTAAACTAA
- a CDS encoding RNA polymerase sigma factor, with protein MKLTRSYTINDLMEGCKAGDRKMQELLYKQTAAKMLAVCMRYAKDRMEAEDVLQMGYIKIFQKIKEYRGDGSFEGWIRRVMVNTAIESYRKNLRSLNVVEIDEAYEQPSTGFDFGTLGMQDLMKVIQKLADGYRMVFNMYVIEGYSHKEIGETLGISEGASKSQLSRARAILKEEIIKMEGFGYATYTG; from the coding sequence ATGAAATTGACGCGAAGCTATACGATAAACGATTTGATGGAAGGCTGCAAAGCTGGCGACCGGAAGATGCAGGAGCTGCTTTACAAGCAAACTGCAGCGAAGATGTTGGCCGTTTGTATGCGCTACGCCAAAGATAGGATGGAGGCAGAAGATGTGCTGCAGATGGGCTACATCAAAATTTTCCAAAAAATAAAGGAGTATAGGGGCGATGGCTCTTTTGAGGGCTGGATTAGACGGGTAATGGTGAATACCGCAATTGAAAGTTACCGTAAAAATTTACGCAGCTTAAATGTAGTGGAGATAGATGAAGCTTACGAACAGCCATCAACCGGATTTGATTTTGGCACTTTAGGTATGCAGGATCTAATGAAGGTAATACAAAAACTGGCCGATGGTTACCGCATGGTTTTTAACATGTATGTAATAGAAGGTTATTCGCATAAAGAAATTGGTGAAACGCTTGGTATCTCAGAAGGCGCGAGTAAATCGCAATTATCGAGAGCAAGGGCAATATTAAAAGAAGAAATTATAAAAATGGAGGGTTTTGGTTATGCAACATATACGGGATAA